The following proteins are encoded in a genomic region of Populus nigra chromosome 16, ddPopNigr1.1, whole genome shotgun sequence:
- the LOC133675966 gene encoding L-type lectin-domain containing receptor kinase VIII.1-like isoform X2, with protein sequence MGSYCCFSLLFSATIVVFLAYPILADGKKQITGPAVTVTKHLFFSDFRLDDPKIVHEVKLLGSARFSDEKGAIQIPDESLLDLRHQAGRAIYAYPIRMLDPLTGGYNNSGGSGLAFIVVPDEFTVGRPGPWLAMLNDACEDNYKAVAVEFDTRHNPEFGDPNDNHVGINLGSIISTTTVNASDVGVYLKDGLIHQAKIAYNGSRSWMEVSLGSKTIFSGSLDLSPFLNEYMFVGFSASTGNMTQIHNVYSWNFTSTSQASLRAPSAETCESKIMEQYDQGVQSSASHSSKKEPPNSLLIFICVMALAIAVFASLFYNGRRRNNQTKAVILPDKRQRPRPPNKPRRFTISEVSSATRGFHEYEILGNDSKGIYYRGKLPNGCQVAIKRFSAQFLSSQIGLDRRRLLKQISTISRVRHPNLVPIRGWCQDNRETMVVYDFYPNGSLDKWLFGAGVLPWTRRLKVVKDVADALSFLHSKQLAHKNMKTTSVFLDVSFRAVLGDFGFVLSSTESQRFEATVSQKADVFEFGIFVLEVVSGRGRLESELRQEERDLLDFAWRMHEIDEKARLVDRRMGSMVNLEQAIRVSEIGLLCTLNESKGRPCMEEAVGFLNLDGPIPELPPNRPVALFPYSSTNTGLCTGYSCTLFK encoded by the exons ATGGGTTCTTACTGCTGCTTCTCGTTGTTATTCTCAGCAACTATTGTAGTGTTTCTAGCATATCCAATTTTAGCTGACGGGAAGAAGCAGATAACTGGACCTGCAGTTACAGTGACCAAACATCTTTTCTTCTCAGATTTTAGGCTAGATGATCCCAAAATTGTACACGAGGTTAAGCTTTTAGGTAGTGCCAGGTTTTCAGATGAAAAGGGAGCTATCCAAATTCCTGACGAATCCCTGTTAGATCTGAGACATCAAGCAGGACGAGCCATCTATGCTTATCCTATCCGTATGCTTGATCCGCTCACTG GTGGTTACAATAATAGTGGAGGCAGTGGCCTTGCCTTTATTGTGGTGCCTGATGAGTTCACTGTGGGTAGGCCGGGACCATGGCTGGCCATGCTCAATGATGCCTGTGAGGACAATTATAAAGCTGTTGCTGTTGAGTTTGATACCCGTCATAATCCTGAATTTGGTGATCCAAATGACAATCATGTGGGAATCAATCTTGGCAGCATCATTTCCACCACGACTGTAAATGCTTCAGATGTCGGTGTCTACCTCAAGGATGGTTTGATTCACCAAGCTAAGATAGCATATAATGGTTCACGAAGCTGGATGGAAGTTAGCCTTGGATCGAAGACCATCTTCTCTGGTTCTCTTGATCTCTCCCCTTTTCTCAATGAATACATGTTTGTTGGATTCTCAGCTTCAACTGGCAATATGACCCAAATTCACAATGTATACTCGTGGAACTTCACTTCTACAAGCCAAGCCTCTCTCCGTGCTCCATCTGCAGAGACATGTGAGAGTAAGATTATGGAGCAATATGATCAAGGTGTTCAAAGTTCAGCGTCACATAGCTCAAAGAAAGAACCCCCAAACAGTTTGTTGATTTTCATTTGTGTGATGGCACTGGCTATAGCTGTGTTTGCCAGTCTTTTCTACAACGGCAGGCGCAGAAATAATCAAACTAAGGCTGTGATATTGCCAGATAAAAGGCAACGACCAAGGCCTCCCAACAAACCCCGTCGCTTCACCATCTCTGAAGTTTCCTCTGCCACTCGGGGTTTTCACGAGTATGAAATACTAGGCAACGATTCCAAAGGTATTTACTACAGAGGGAAGCTTCCAAATGGTTGTCAAGTGGCCATTAAACGTTTCTCTGCTCAATTTTTGAGTTCACAAATTGGATTGGATAGACGAAGATTGCTCAAACAAATCAGTACCATTAGCCGAGTTCGACACCCCAACTTGGTTCCTATCAGAGGTTGGTGTCAGGATAATCGTGAAACCATGGTTGTGTATGACTTCTATCCAAATGGAAGCCTCGACAAATGGCTATTTGGGGCTGGCGTGCTTCCATGGACTCGGCGGTTGAAAGTAGTTAAAGATGTTGCAGATGCACTCAGCTTCCTCCACTCAAAGCAGCTAGCTCACAAGAACATGAAAACTACCAGTGTCTTTCTTGATGTTAGCTTCAGAGCAGTTCTGGGCGACTTTGGCTTCGTGCTCTCTTCCACCGAGTCGCAACGTTTCGAAGCAACCGTGAGTCAAAAGGCTGATGTGTTTGAATTCGGCATTTTTGTGTTGGAAGTTGTTTCTGGGAGAGGAAGGTTGGAGTCTGAGTTGAGGCAAGAAGAGAGGGATTTGTTGGATTTCGCATGGAGAATGCATGAGATTGATGAGAAGGCAAGATTGGTGGACAGGAGGATGGGCTCCATGGTGAACTTGGAACAAGCAATTAGAGTGTCGGAGATTGGACTGCTTTGTACACTAAATGAGAGCAAAGGCAGGCCATGCATGGAGGAGGCGGTGGGGTTTCTGAACCTGGATGGGCCGATTCCGGAGTTGCCACCAAATAGACCTGTTGCTCTTTTTCCCTACAGCAGCACCAATACTGGTCTCTGCACTGGCTATTCCTGCACTCTTTTCAAGTGA
- the LOC133675966 gene encoding L-type lectin-domain containing receptor kinase VIII.1-like isoform X1, which yields MGSYCCFSLLFSATIVVFLAYPILADGKKQITGPAVTVTKHLFFSDFRLDDPKIVHEVKLLGSARFSDEKGAIQIPDESLLDLRHQAGRAIYAYPIRMLDPLTGTPASFETTFSFQFSNSSAESHVNSTGGYNNSGGSGLAFIVVPDEFTVGRPGPWLAMLNDACEDNYKAVAVEFDTRHNPEFGDPNDNHVGINLGSIISTTTVNASDVGVYLKDGLIHQAKIAYNGSRSWMEVSLGSKTIFSGSLDLSPFLNEYMFVGFSASTGNMTQIHNVYSWNFTSTSQASLRAPSAETCESKIMEQYDQGVQSSASHSSKKEPPNSLLIFICVMALAIAVFASLFYNGRRRNNQTKAVILPDKRQRPRPPNKPRRFTISEVSSATRGFHEYEILGNDSKGIYYRGKLPNGCQVAIKRFSAQFLSSQIGLDRRRLLKQISTISRVRHPNLVPIRGWCQDNRETMVVYDFYPNGSLDKWLFGAGVLPWTRRLKVVKDVADALSFLHSKQLAHKNMKTTSVFLDVSFRAVLGDFGFVLSSTESQRFEATVSQKADVFEFGIFVLEVVSGRGRLESELRQEERDLLDFAWRMHEIDEKARLVDRRMGSMVNLEQAIRVSEIGLLCTLNESKGRPCMEEAVGFLNLDGPIPELPPNRPVALFPYSSTNTGLCTGYSCTLFK from the coding sequence ATGGGTTCTTACTGCTGCTTCTCGTTGTTATTCTCAGCAACTATTGTAGTGTTTCTAGCATATCCAATTTTAGCTGACGGGAAGAAGCAGATAACTGGACCTGCAGTTACAGTGACCAAACATCTTTTCTTCTCAGATTTTAGGCTAGATGATCCCAAAATTGTACACGAGGTTAAGCTTTTAGGTAGTGCCAGGTTTTCAGATGAAAAGGGAGCTATCCAAATTCCTGACGAATCCCTGTTAGATCTGAGACATCAAGCAGGACGAGCCATCTATGCTTATCCTATCCGTATGCTTGATCCGCTCACTGGTACTCCAGCTTCCTTCGAGACCACCTTCTCTTTCCAATTTAGCAACTCTAGTGCTGAATCTCATGTCAACTCTACAGGTGGTTACAATAATAGTGGAGGCAGTGGCCTTGCCTTTATTGTGGTGCCTGATGAGTTCACTGTGGGTAGGCCGGGACCATGGCTGGCCATGCTCAATGATGCCTGTGAGGACAATTATAAAGCTGTTGCTGTTGAGTTTGATACCCGTCATAATCCTGAATTTGGTGATCCAAATGACAATCATGTGGGAATCAATCTTGGCAGCATCATTTCCACCACGACTGTAAATGCTTCAGATGTCGGTGTCTACCTCAAGGATGGTTTGATTCACCAAGCTAAGATAGCATATAATGGTTCACGAAGCTGGATGGAAGTTAGCCTTGGATCGAAGACCATCTTCTCTGGTTCTCTTGATCTCTCCCCTTTTCTCAATGAATACATGTTTGTTGGATTCTCAGCTTCAACTGGCAATATGACCCAAATTCACAATGTATACTCGTGGAACTTCACTTCTACAAGCCAAGCCTCTCTCCGTGCTCCATCTGCAGAGACATGTGAGAGTAAGATTATGGAGCAATATGATCAAGGTGTTCAAAGTTCAGCGTCACATAGCTCAAAGAAAGAACCCCCAAACAGTTTGTTGATTTTCATTTGTGTGATGGCACTGGCTATAGCTGTGTTTGCCAGTCTTTTCTACAACGGCAGGCGCAGAAATAATCAAACTAAGGCTGTGATATTGCCAGATAAAAGGCAACGACCAAGGCCTCCCAACAAACCCCGTCGCTTCACCATCTCTGAAGTTTCCTCTGCCACTCGGGGTTTTCACGAGTATGAAATACTAGGCAACGATTCCAAAGGTATTTACTACAGAGGGAAGCTTCCAAATGGTTGTCAAGTGGCCATTAAACGTTTCTCTGCTCAATTTTTGAGTTCACAAATTGGATTGGATAGACGAAGATTGCTCAAACAAATCAGTACCATTAGCCGAGTTCGACACCCCAACTTGGTTCCTATCAGAGGTTGGTGTCAGGATAATCGTGAAACCATGGTTGTGTATGACTTCTATCCAAATGGAAGCCTCGACAAATGGCTATTTGGGGCTGGCGTGCTTCCATGGACTCGGCGGTTGAAAGTAGTTAAAGATGTTGCAGATGCACTCAGCTTCCTCCACTCAAAGCAGCTAGCTCACAAGAACATGAAAACTACCAGTGTCTTTCTTGATGTTAGCTTCAGAGCAGTTCTGGGCGACTTTGGCTTCGTGCTCTCTTCCACCGAGTCGCAACGTTTCGAAGCAACCGTGAGTCAAAAGGCTGATGTGTTTGAATTCGGCATTTTTGTGTTGGAAGTTGTTTCTGGGAGAGGAAGGTTGGAGTCTGAGTTGAGGCAAGAAGAGAGGGATTTGTTGGATTTCGCATGGAGAATGCATGAGATTGATGAGAAGGCAAGATTGGTGGACAGGAGGATGGGCTCCATGGTGAACTTGGAACAAGCAATTAGAGTGTCGGAGATTGGACTGCTTTGTACACTAAATGAGAGCAAAGGCAGGCCATGCATGGAGGAGGCGGTGGGGTTTCTGAACCTGGATGGGCCGATTCCGGAGTTGCCACCAAATAGACCTGTTGCTCTTTTTCCCTACAGCAGCACCAATACTGGTCTCTGCACTGGCTATTCCTGCACTCTTTTCAAGTGA
- the LOC133675968 gene encoding serine/arginine-rich splicing factor SR34A-like, producing MSGRFSRTIYVGNLPADIRESEIEDLFYKYGRILDVELKIPPRPPCYCFVEFENARDAEDAIRGRDGYNFDGCRLRVELAHGGRGPSSNDRRGGYGSGGGSGGRFGISRHSEFRVIVRGLPSSASWQDLKDHMRKAGDVCFAEVSRDSDGTFGVVDYTNHEDMKYAIRKLDDTEFRNPWARAYIRVKQYESSPSRSRSRSRSRSRSSRRNRSKSLERSVSRSRSKSRSASPLKSSRPRSRSGSRSESPNKARSGSA from the exons ATGAGTGGTCGCTTTTCTCGTACAATCTATGTTGGCAATTTGCCTGCAGATATAAGAGAATCAGAAATTGAAGATTTATTTTACAAG tatgGCCGTATCCTGGATGTTGAATTGAAGATTCCACCTCGCCCcccttgttattgttttgtcgAG TTTGAGAATGCTCGGGATGCTGAAGATGCAATAAGGGGTCGCGATGGCTATAACTTTGATGGTTGTAGGTTAAGG GTTGAGCTTGCCCATGGTGGTAGAGGACCATCATCAAATGATCGCCGTGGGGGGTATGGCAGTGGTGGTGGGAGTGGGGGTCGGTTTGGCATCTCACGCCATTCTGAATTTCGAG TTATTGTTCGTGGTCTTCCTTCTTCTGCTTCCTGGCAAGATTTGAAG GATCATATGCGAAAAGCTGGAGATGTGTGTTTTGCTGAAGTTTCTCGTGATAGTGATG GGACTTTTGGCGTTGTTGATTATACAAACCATGAAGACATGAAATATGCT ATTCGGAAACTTGATGATACTGAGTTCAGAAATCCTTGGGCCAGAGCTTATATTCGG GTGAAGCAGTATGAGAGCTCTCCATCAAGGAGCAGGAGCCGGAGCCGTAGCAGAAGCCGAAGTTCAAGGAGAAACCGGAG CAAATCATTGGAACGATCTGTTTCAAGGTCAAGGTCAAAATCTAGATCTGCTTCACCTCTTAAATCATCCAG ACCAAGATCAAGGTCCGGGTCCAGGTCAGAATCTCCCAACAAG GCACGGTCCGGAAGTGCCTGA
- the LOC133675609 gene encoding large ribosomal subunit protein P1-like translates to MSLSQFACTYATLILHDEDISITSDKIATLVKAANVTVESYWPSLFAKLAEKRNVGDLIMNIGAGGGAAPVAVASSGPAAGGAAAAAAPAVEEKKEEAPESDDDMGFSLFD, encoded by the exons ATGTCTCTGAGTCAGTTCGCTTGCACTTACGCCACCCTCATCCTCCACGATGAAGACATCTCCATCACC TCGGATAAGATTGCTACACTTGTGAAAGCAGCCAATGTGACTGTGGAATCTTACTGGCCAAGTCTTTTTGCTAAGCTTGCTGAGAAGAGAAACGTTGGTGATCTTATCATGAATAttggtgctggtggtggtgcTGCTCCTGTTGCTGTTGCTTCTTCTGGTCCTGCAGCCGGTGGGGCTGCTGCGGCCGCTGCTCCAGCTGTTGAGGAGAAGAAG GAGGAAGCCCCAGAGAGTGATGATGATATGGGATTCAGCTTGTTTGATTAG